The following DNA comes from Candidatus Liberimonas magnetica.
AAATAAGGCTGGTGGAATGACAAAAAACATTATACTAATCTTCGGTTTGGTTCTGGTTTTGGTGAATGTTGTGTTTGCAGATAACTACAAGGTAAACAAGATTTCCGGGATCTATATTGAAGGCTTAATCAACATAAAAGAAAAGACAGTACTTAAAAAAATCAAATCAAAGACAGGCAAGCCCTATTCTGAAAGTAAAATAAAGGCTGATTTTCAAACTATGCTGGAGATGGAATATTTTGACAACGTAAGTGTTCTTGTAGATACTTCGACATGGAAAATAACTTTTAAAGTGAAAGAAAAGCCGTACATAAAGAGAATTAATTTTAAGGGTAATAAAAAAATATCACGCGGTTCATTGATGTCTGAAATAACTCTAAAGGAAAAAACCTACTACGAACTATTGAAATTACAGGAATCTAAAGATAAAATAATGGTGCTTTACGGCGATAAAGGCTATGCCGACTGCAAGATGGAGGTCTATCCGACCATTAATGAGAAAACTAATGAAATGACCCTCTCTTTTTTGATAAGTGAAGGGAACAGGATATTGATAGGCGGAGTTGAGATAACGGGGACCAAAGTTTATAAGGCAAAGAAGATCAAAGGGAAGATGGATAAAGTCAAGAAGAAAAAGGTTTTTAAAGAAGAAAATCTGAAAAATGACATTGATGCGATAAAAGAGTTTTACAAAAATAACGGTTATATACAGATTCAGGTTGATGAGCCGAAAATCACGTACAATAAAGAAAGAACTCAAATGTTCATTTCAATGAATATCAGCGAGGGGAAAAAATATAAAGTCGGAAATATTTCTTTTTCAGGCAATATCGTTTTTACCGATTCTCAAATTAAAAAAGATGTTACCTTGAAGCCTGGAAGCCTTTACCAGGAAGAAAAATTTAAAGAATCTCAGCAGGCTATCCTGGAGCTTTATTCAGATAAAGGTTATTTAAATTGCCAGGTTGTGCCGAAATTCACTCCGGATCAAGAAAAAGGCATAATGGACATACTCTTTGACATAAAGGAAAACAGTGTAATTTATGTAGGCAGGATTTATGTAGATGGATTAACAAATACAAAAGAATTTGTTATAAAAAGAGAGTTGGTTATAAGGGAAGGTGACGTATTCTCAGCTTCAAAGGTAAGAAGAAGTATAGAAAAGATCCATAATTTAGGTTTTATTGATGCTGTTGATCCTCAAATACTTCCGACCGATAAAAGAGATGTGATGGACCTGAGTTTAAATATTTCAGAAGGAAAACCCGGAATGCTTTCGGCAGGAGCGGGTTATTCTTCGGTCGATCAATTGGTCGGTACACTGCAGGTCCAGCATATAAATCTATTCGGAAGGGCAGAGAGGCTTAATTTAACCTGGGAATTTGGCGCCAGAAGGCAGAATTATGAGATAAATTGGACAGAGCCCTGGTTTTTGAACAAGCCCGTCAGCCTTGGTTTGGGTTTGTTTGATACAGAAGTAACAAGGGATTATGGTTCAATATTCAGTGCTTATAAAGAAGGACGAAAAGGCGGAACAATAAGTGTCGGGCCGCGTTTAAATGAATACTTAAGCTTGTTTTTTACATATACCTACGCGCATGTGAGCGTTTTTGATATAAACCTTGATACCCCTACACAAGCCTCAAGCAATGTTGTTCCTACTAGTGATGTAACATCCAGCATAGCCACTCAAATCGCCTGGGATACAAGGGACAATATTTTTGACCCTTCAAAAGGAGGGCGACAATCATTCTCTTTGCAGATAGCCGGAGGGCCCTTAGGGGGGAACATTAATTTTATAAAACCAGTTTTAAGAAATTCAGTATTTATACCGACATTCTGGAAATTCGTTTTATCGATAAATTCCACCCTTGGCATGATACAGAATTACGGGTCTTCATCCGACATACCTGTCTATGAAAGATTTTACATCGGAGGGGCAGATACGGTCAGGGGCTATGAATACAGGTCCGAGATCGGGCCTATACAGGGCGGAAAAATCGAGTATGTCTATAATGTAGAGTATAAGTTCCCTATAGTACAAGAAAAAAAACATTCTGTGATAGTCGGTGCAATATTTTTTGATGTCGGAGGCACCTGGAATAATCCAGGAGACCTTAACCTTGAGATAGGGAGCAATGAAAGGGATTCGGCAACAAATACAATTACGAAATTCAGGATGAAATCTGGTGCTGGCTTTGGGATAAGGTTTACGACTCCAGTATTTCCTTTAAGGCTTGACTGGGGATACGGGTTTAACCATGAACCCGGGGAGAGTATGAGCCAGTTTTATTTCTCGATAGGTAATATATTTTAGTTAAGGCAAAAGACAAAATCAGCAATTAACAAGGCAAATTAACAGCTTACTTATTTTAGCTTTTGATTTTATTTTGAAATGCTAACTGATAATTGCTAATTTTATAATGAAGAAGAGGTTAATATGTATAACATCCTAGTTATGTTAATTTTAACTTTTTACTTACCTGTGGCATCAAATGCGGTCGAAATCTCTCTTGATAAACAGCCAAGTACCATTTCTCAAGGAAAGGGCCAGGAAACAAGCATAGGATACGTAGATATCGATAAGGTTTTTTCAGAACACCCTATGACAAAACGCCTTAAAGATGAATTCTGTGTAACAGCTGATTCAAAGAAAAAAGAAATAAATACTCTGCAACTTGAAATCGGCAGGCTTGAGCAGATGATCATATCAAGTACCACCATACTAAACAGGACTAAAGATGAAATTGCGGTCTTAAAAAATGTATCCTCTAAAATCGACCAGAATGCTTTGCAACCGGCACAGACCTCCCAAATGAACCTGCAAGTATCGCAATCAACGCCCACATCAAAACCGGCTGTTAATCCGGCAGTAATAAGTGAAAAAGAAAAAGCGGTTTCCGACATTGAAAAAGGCCTTGAAATAATCAAGAAAACTGCCGAAACAAAAAAACTGGACATTGTAAAACTGGTCAATACTCAGAAAGAGTGCCTTACAAAACTTGAAGAAGACCAGACGAATAACGTTTTAGCTGACATCTACACTGTTCTTGGCAAAATCGCAGATGAAGAAGGGGTAACAATTATAGTTGATAAAAGCCAGATCTTATTTGGAAAAACGGCTAAGGATCTTACCGACAAAGTACTGGATAGGTTGAGAGGAAGATGACATGAAATTGACCGCAAAAGAAATAGCGGAAATTGTAGAAGGGGAACTTTTTGCACAACCTGAAATAGTAATTACAGGAGCTGCCAGTCTCTCAGAAGCCGGTAAAGACGATGTTTCATTTCTTGGAAATGAGAAATATTCCAAGCAGGTGGCATCCTCAAGAGCCGGGCTTATATTGTTGCCGAAGAAATATGATGTTTCTGATAAACCTGCGGTCAAAGTAAAAAATCCGCAGCTTGCGTTTGCAAAGATACTGGAGATAATAGAAAAAGAAAGAATAAAGCTGGGAAGAGTAGGGGTCCATCCCTCCTGCGTGGTCTCAAGAAGTGCAAAAATAGGTTTGGCTGCGCATATCGGCCCTTATTCTGTAATTGAAGATAATGCTGTAATAGGTGATAGGACGATAATTTACGCTCAATGCTATGTGGGTGAAAATACAAAGATAGGAGAGGAGTGCCTGATTTATCCTGGGGTAATCATAAGAGAAAACGTAGTAATCGGGAATAAGGTGATACTTAACCCAGGAGTGATAATTGGGGGCGACGGGTTCGGTTTTGTACCTGACGGAAATAGCCTTCATAAAATACCTCAGATAGGAACTGTTGATATCGGAGATAATGTAGAGATAGGAGCAAATACCACTGTTGACAGGGCTACTATCGGAAAAACATTCATTGGCAGAGGAACTAAAATCGACAACCAGATACAGATAGCTCACAATGTCCAAATTGGCGAGAACTGTATAATCGTTTCTTCCGCTTCGATAGCAGGTTCAGCCAGGATCGGGAACAATGTGACGATCGCAGGCCAGGCAGGCGTTGCCGGGCATATCAGTATCGGAGACGGAGCGATCATCGGCGGGCAATCCGGAGTAATAAGTGATATAAAATCCGGCGAGATAGTTTCAGGGCTTCCTGCCAGGGACCATAAGAAAAATCTGAAGATCCAGGCCTTAATACAAAAACTGCCCGAAATATATGAAAAAATAAAAAAGATGGAGAAGAAAGGATAGCAATCTATGGAAAAACAGAAAACTATCAGTAAAGAAATAACAATGGAAGGTATAGGCCTTCATACGGGGAATATCGCAAAAGCTGAATTTAAACCTTCGCCTCCCAATACCGGGATAAGGTTCAAACGCATTGATTTACCCGGCAGTCCCGAGATACATGCGACCTATCACCAAGTTCTTGGGGCTATAAGAGGTTCAACGATAGGCACCGAGACAGTGCGTGTGCATACAGTAGAACATATTCTGGCAGTGTGTTCAGGGCTTGGCATAGATAATATGGAGATATGCCTGACTAATAATGAGCCCCCTGTAATGGACGGAAGCGCAAAACCTTTTGTAGATATCATCGTTAAAGCGGGGCTCGTAGAACAGGATGCTCCAAGACAGTATTTTACTTTAACTGAACCTTATACCTACGAAGTCGATAAAGTCAAGATTACGGCATTTCCTTCGGATGAATTCAAGATAGATTGTACCGTAGTTTATAACCACCCTTATTTATCAGAACAGAAAGCTTCTGTTGTAGTCACTCCTGATTCTTTTATTAATATGATTGCGCCTGCCAGGACTTTTTGCTTTGATTATGAGATAGAAGCCTTAAAAAAGAAAGGCCTTGGAAAAGGCGGGGACCTGACCAACGCTATCGTAATAGGTTTAAATGATATTCATAACCCGGATAAAACCCTGCGTTTTAAAGATGAATTCGTCAGGCATAAGATATTGGACCTTATCGGAGACCTGTATTTGCTCGGCAAGCCTATAAAAGCTCATATAGTAGCCGTACGGCCCGGTCATAACCATAATATTAATTTCGCAAAAAAACTAGCCGAGCTGGAAGGCAAAAACGGCCTGGTACAAAAAGAAGATAAGGAGCCAAAAACTATGAGCAATGTTTCAGCACCTATAGGGACTATGATGGATATTAATATGATTCAGCAATTGATTCCCCATAGATATCCTTTCTTGATGATAGATAAGGTCATAATAAATGAGGAACTAAAACGGGCGACCGGATTTAAGTGTGTCAGCGGAAACGAAAGCTTTTTTCAAGGCCACTTTCCCGGTCAGCCTATAATGCCCGGTGTGTTGATAGTGGAATCTCTGGCGCAAACTGCATGCATTTTATTCATGTCCCGCCCGGACCTTAAAAATAAACTGGCGTTTTTTATGTCGATTGAAAACGCAAAGTTCAGAAAGCCCGTTTACCCGGGCGATGTTTTGGAACTGAGGATAGAGGTCTTAAGGGCCAGGGAACGCGGCGGGAAAATTCGCGGAGAAGCATTTGTAAATAATGGCCTTGTAGCCGAAGCGGAGTTCATGTTTGCAATCGTAGATAAAGAGGGCGTGAAATGATTCATAAAACAGCAATAATAGATTCAAATGCAAAGCTAGCAGATGATGTGGAAGTCGGGCCCTACGCTATAATAGGGGAAGGGACTGAGATTAAAGCTAAAAGCAAAATAGGTTCTCACGCAATAATAGAGTTTGCCGAAATCGGGGAAAACTGCATAATTCACAGCCATGCAGCAGTAGGTACGGCTCCCCAGGACCTTAAATATAAAGGCGAACCTACAAAACTTATTCTGGGAAATAATTGTACAGTCAGGGAATTTTGTACGCTTAATCGCGGTACTACCGCAAGCGGTAAAACCGTTATAGGAGAAAATTGCCTTTTCATGGCCTATACTCATATAGCACACGATTGTATCATCGGAAACGGCGTAATTACGGTAAATGCGGCAACGATCGGGGGACATGTAGAAATAGGCGACTTTGCTGTTATCAGTGCCCTGGTCGGCTTTCATCAATTCACCAGGGTCGGCAAGCTTGCCATGGTTGGCGGCGGGGCAAAAGTTTCCTTAGATATACTGCCATTTACCCAGGCACAGGGCGACAGGGCGAAATTAGTGGGCTTAAACCTGGTCGGCATGAAAAGACGCGGATTTACGGCTGAAATGATAGAAGAAATTAAAAATGCTTACAAGACCCTTTTTCTTTCTGGCCTTCCGATGGAAGAAGCTTTAGACCAGCTTGAAGCAAGTGACCCTAAAAAAGAAGTAAGGGAAATGATAGATTTTATACATAAATCCAAACGAGGCATTTGCCGTCCCGGAAGAAAAGAAAATACTGAGGAGATGTAAAGACCGTTGAAAAAGTCATCAACGGTCTTGATTACACAGATTAAAGGCAAAATCTCACACATGAAATCGGTGTAATCTGAAGTTTAATCT
Coding sequences within:
- the bamA gene encoding outer membrane protein assembly factor BamA, translating into MTKNIILIFGLVLVLVNVVFADNYKVNKISGIYIEGLINIKEKTVLKKIKSKTGKPYSESKIKADFQTMLEMEYFDNVSVLVDTSTWKITFKVKEKPYIKRINFKGNKKISRGSLMSEITLKEKTYYELLKLQESKDKIMVLYGDKGYADCKMEVYPTINEKTNEMTLSFLISEGNRILIGGVEITGTKVYKAKKIKGKMDKVKKKKVFKEENLKNDIDAIKEFYKNNGYIQIQVDEPKITYNKERTQMFISMNISEGKKYKVGNISFSGNIVFTDSQIKKDVTLKPGSLYQEEKFKESQQAILELYSDKGYLNCQVVPKFTPDQEKGIMDILFDIKENSVIYVGRIYVDGLTNTKEFVIKRELVIREGDVFSASKVRRSIEKIHNLGFIDAVDPQILPTDKRDVMDLSLNISEGKPGMLSAGAGYSSVDQLVGTLQVQHINLFGRAERLNLTWEFGARRQNYEINWTEPWFLNKPVSLGLGLFDTEVTRDYGSIFSAYKEGRKGGTISVGPRLNEYLSLFFTYTYAHVSVFDINLDTPTQASSNVVPTSDVTSSIATQIAWDTRDNIFDPSKGGRQSFSLQIAGGPLGGNINFIKPVLRNSVFIPTFWKFVLSINSTLGMIQNYGSSSDIPVYERFYIGGADTVRGYEYRSEIGPIQGGKIEYVYNVEYKFPIVQEKKHSVIVGAIFFDVGGTWNNPGDLNLEIGSNERDSATNTITKFRMKSGAGFGIRFTTPVFPLRLDWGYGFNHEPGESMSQFYFSIGNIF
- the lpxD gene encoding UDP-3-O-(3-hydroxymyristoyl)glucosamine N-acyltransferase, with amino-acid sequence MKLTAKEIAEIVEGELFAQPEIVITGAASLSEAGKDDVSFLGNEKYSKQVASSRAGLILLPKKYDVSDKPAVKVKNPQLAFAKILEIIEKERIKLGRVGVHPSCVVSRSAKIGLAAHIGPYSVIEDNAVIGDRTIIYAQCYVGENTKIGEECLIYPGVIIRENVVIGNKVILNPGVIIGGDGFGFVPDGNSLHKIPQIGTVDIGDNVEIGANTTVDRATIGKTFIGRGTKIDNQIQIAHNVQIGENCIIVSSASIAGSARIGNNVTIAGQAGVAGHISIGDGAIIGGQSGVISDIKSGEIVSGLPARDHKKNLKIQALIQKLPEIYEKIKKMEKKG
- a CDS encoding bifunctional UDP-3-O-[3-hydroxymyristoyl] N-acetylglucosamine deacetylase/3-hydroxyacyl-ACP dehydratase → MEKQKTISKEITMEGIGLHTGNIAKAEFKPSPPNTGIRFKRIDLPGSPEIHATYHQVLGAIRGSTIGTETVRVHTVEHILAVCSGLGIDNMEICLTNNEPPVMDGSAKPFVDIIVKAGLVEQDAPRQYFTLTEPYTYEVDKVKITAFPSDEFKIDCTVVYNHPYLSEQKASVVVTPDSFINMIAPARTFCFDYEIEALKKKGLGKGGDLTNAIVIGLNDIHNPDKTLRFKDEFVRHKILDLIGDLYLLGKPIKAHIVAVRPGHNHNINFAKKLAELEGKNGLVQKEDKEPKTMSNVSAPIGTMMDINMIQQLIPHRYPFLMIDKVIINEELKRATGFKCVSGNESFFQGHFPGQPIMPGVLIVESLAQTACILFMSRPDLKNKLAFFMSIENAKFRKPVYPGDVLELRIEVLRARERGGKIRGEAFVNNGLVAEAEFMFAIVDKEGVK
- the lpxA gene encoding acyl-ACP--UDP-N-acetylglucosamine O-acyltransferase; this encodes MIHKTAIIDSNAKLADDVEVGPYAIIGEGTEIKAKSKIGSHAIIEFAEIGENCIIHSHAAVGTAPQDLKYKGEPTKLILGNNCTVREFCTLNRGTTASGKTVIGENCLFMAYTHIAHDCIIGNGVITVNAATIGGHVEIGDFAVISALVGFHQFTRVGKLAMVGGGAKVSLDILPFTQAQGDRAKLVGLNLVGMKRRGFTAEMIEEIKNAYKTLFLSGLPMEEALDQLEASDPKKEVREMIDFIHKSKRGICRPGRKENTEEM